The Acidobacteriota bacterium genome has a window encoding:
- a CDS encoding GGDEF domain-containing protein, protein MKRPPATFADSSHHARPTALTEEPTPGLMIPRTGDAVVTVAAATGRIVSASEGLHALLGYRPADVRGRSFSRLFPRLPGPFDDSVTTAFRSTLTQAFRHRDGGVVACDLSVSAADEADDRQLLIVLRPADHDATETAAAAPSAPAIRDALTGLVSQQPFHNRLAELVRCGWKFVVALADVDGLRRINRSHGQIGGDLVLGAFGHLVARHLGPRDIAGRIGDDEIAILYPRLPLDAAARRAEGLRQRLAETPLEGPDGSCLRVTASFGLACFRNGQEGSQVLSEAGEALEAAKHQGGNLVGLLANLAPAPMAPDLQPPDAPSEHPT, encoded by the coding sequence ATGAAGAGACCCCCTGCCACCTTTGCCGACTCGTCCCACCACGCTCGCCCGACCGCCCTCACCGAGGAGCCAACCCCGGGCCTGATGATTCCTCGAACCGGTGATGCCGTGGTCACCGTCGCCGCCGCGACCGGTCGCATAGTGTCCGCCAGCGAAGGTCTCCATGCACTGCTCGGGTATCGGCCCGCGGACGTCCGGGGCCGCAGCTTCTCGCGGCTCTTTCCTCGCCTGCCGGGCCCTTTCGACGACAGCGTCACCACGGCCTTCCGCTCCACCCTGACCCAGGCCTTCCGACACCGGGACGGCGGGGTGGTCGCCTGCGACCTCTCCGTTTCGGCCGCCGACGAGGCCGACGACCGCCAGCTCCTGATCGTCCTTCGACCGGCCGACCACGATGCCACCGAGACTGCCGCCGCGGCACCGTCGGCGCCCGCCATTCGCGACGCCCTCACCGGCCTGGTGTCGCAACAGCCCTTCCACAACCGCCTCGCCGAGTTGGTGCGCTGTGGCTGGAAATTCGTCGTCGCGCTGGCCGATGTCGACGGCCTGCGCAGGATCAACCGCAGCCACGGCCAGATCGGCGGCGACCTCGTCCTGGGAGCCTTCGGGCACCTCGTGGCCCGCCACCTCGGCCCGCGCGACATCGCCGGCCGCATCGGCGACGATGAGATCGCCATCCTCTACCCCCGCCTTCCCCTCGATGCTGCCGCCCGGCGCGCCGAGGGGCTGCGGCAGCGCCTCGCGGAGACTCCCCTCGAAGGTCCCGACGGTAGCTGCCTGAGGGTGACCGCGAGTTTCGGCCTGGCCTGCTTCCGCAACGGTCAGGAGGGCTCGCAGGTCCTCAGCGAAGCCGGCGAAGCGCTCGAGGCCGCCAAGCATCAGGGCGGCAACCTGGTGGGCCTGCTCGCCAACCTGGCACCGGCCCCGATGGCGCCGGATCTGCAGCCGCCGGACGCGCCCTCCGAGCACCCGACCTGA
- a CDS encoding DUF2878 domain-containing protein, whose translation MSNLVNGLSVQLGWWVSILAAVAGHPEIGPPVVLILIALHLVKTGDKRRELATVAVLGLVGTAADTLQMKLGLLTFVTPTEVLCPLWITALWLHFAITPRASLAFLRRRPLLAAGLGSLAGPAAYFAGSRLGAVSFAPQAAWSLLSLALVWALVLPAMMWFSWRGSADAAE comes from the coding sequence ATGAGCAACCTGGTCAACGGCCTCTCGGTCCAGCTTGGCTGGTGGGTCAGCATTCTGGCCGCCGTCGCCGGACATCCCGAGATCGGACCCCCGGTGGTCCTGATCCTGATCGCCCTCCACCTGGTGAAGACTGGAGACAAACGTCGCGAGCTGGCCACCGTCGCAGTCCTCGGGTTGGTCGGAACGGCCGCCGACACGCTGCAGATGAAGCTCGGTTTGTTGACCTTCGTCACGCCGACGGAAGTCCTCTGCCCGCTCTGGATCACGGCCCTTTGGCTACACTTTGCGATCACCCCCCGGGCCAGCCTCGCCTTCCTGCGCCGGCGCCCCCTCCTCGCCGCCGGCCTCGGATCCCTCGCCGGACCCGCCGCCTACTTCGCCGGCTCCCGTCTCGGCGCCGTCAGCTTCGCTCCGCAGGCCGCCTGGAGCCTGCTCTCGCTGGCCCTGGTCTGGGCCCTGGTACTACCAGCGATGATGTGGTTTTCCTGGCGTGGCTCGGCCGACGCCGCCGAGTAG
- a CDS encoding cyclopropane-fatty-acyl-phospholipid synthase family protein, whose translation MASLLAPVLGLLEADRLPDSAIRFGIRRLLAARLRREHRRAGSAAAEAFAAELESGPIALETQDANRQHYEVPTEFFRAVLGPHLKYSSALWPDGVADLGGAEQAMLEETFERADLRDGQRILELGCGWGSLTLYMAQRLPGARILAISNSASQQDYIRQRAEELGLRNLELRRADMNHFDPGADGPPFDRVVSVEMFEHMRNYRELFRRISSWVTPSGRLFVHVFCHRELAYPFEDHDDSDWMARHFFSGGLMPSADLLMRFDDRWSLDERWLINGRHYQKTSEAWLANLDGQRDRVRPILEQVYGRDQALRWWVRWRVFFLACAELFGYRQGREWMVAHYRFAPRAA comes from the coding sequence ATGGCCAGCCTGCTCGCTCCCGTGCTCGGCCTGCTCGAGGCCGACCGCCTGCCGGACTCGGCGATTCGGTTCGGCATTCGACGACTGCTGGCGGCGCGCCTGCGGCGCGAGCATCGCCGCGCCGGGTCGGCCGCCGCCGAGGCCTTCGCCGCCGAGCTCGAGTCGGGTCCCATCGCCCTCGAAACGCAAGACGCCAACCGTCAGCACTACGAAGTTCCAACGGAGTTCTTCCGCGCCGTTCTCGGCCCCCACCTCAAGTACAGCTCGGCGCTCTGGCCCGACGGTGTCGCCGACCTGGGAGGCGCCGAGCAGGCCATGCTCGAGGAAACCTTCGAGCGCGCCGACCTGCGCGATGGTCAGCGCATCCTGGAGCTCGGCTGCGGCTGGGGCTCCCTGACCCTCTACATGGCCCAACGCCTGCCCGGCGCCCGTATCCTGGCGATCTCGAACTCCGCCAGCCAGCAGGACTACATCCGCCAGCGGGCCGAGGAGCTCGGACTCCGCAACCTCGAGCTGCGGCGAGCCGACATGAACCACTTCGACCCCGGCGCCGACGGCCCGCCCTTCGACCGCGTGGTCTCGGTCGAGATGTTCGAGCACATGCGGAACTATCGCGAGCTGTTTCGGCGCATCTCGAGCTGGGTGACGCCGAGCGGCAGGCTCTTCGTCCACGTCTTCTGCCACCGCGAGCTGGCCTATCCCTTCGAGGACCATGACGACAGCGACTGGATGGCTCGCCACTTCTTCTCCGGCGGGCTGATGCCGTCCGCCGACCTGCTCATGCGTTTCGACGACCGCTGGAGCCTGGACGAGCGCTGGTTGATCAACGGCCGCCACTACCAGAAGACCTCGGAGGCCTGGCTCGCCAATCTCGATGGTCAGCGGGATCGCGTGCGCCCAATCCTCGAGCAGGTCTATGGCCGCGATCAAGCGCTTCGCTGGTGGGTCCGCTGGCGGGTCTTCTTCCTCGCCTGCGCCGAGCTCTTCGGCTACCGCCAGGGTCGCGAGTGGATGGTGGCCCATTACCGCTTCGCGCCTCGCGCGGCCTAG
- a CDS encoding DUF1475 family protein, translated as MTPRNALLALFATFFVAMLAVTVHASLDRSVLLAAGEIWADPWGKATLFDTYFAFLTCYLWMAYREPGWGRRVLWLLLVLTLGTFAISAYTIRALLQLPPDASLGQLLERPARSR; from the coding sequence ATGACCCCACGCAACGCCCTCCTCGCCCTCTTCGCCACCTTCTTCGTGGCCATGCTGGCGGTGACCGTCCACGCCAGTCTGGACCGCAGTGTGCTCCTCGCCGCCGGCGAGATCTGGGCCGATCCCTGGGGCAAGGCGACCCTCTTCGACACCTACTTCGCCTTTCTCACCTGCTACCTCTGGATGGCCTATCGCGAGCCCGGTTGGGGGCGCCGCGTGCTCTGGCTGCTGCTGGTGCTGACCCTCGGGACCTTCGCCATCTCGGCCTACACCATTCGCGCCTTGCTCCAGCTACCGCCGGATGCTTCCCTCGGACAGCTCCTCGAGCGCCCGGCGCGGAGCCGTTGA
- a CDS encoding cyclopropane-fatty-acyl-phospholipid synthase family protein, translating to MSLSDHPSRPLRSRLASRASALRRPVLRKLETLRGGLLELRDAFGQHSFGESCPSRAEIPQARLEVHHQSFYSKVAFGGTIGAAEAYMDGLWTVDDLTALVRLLVRNRDAMERLEGGWGRLMAPLHRAYHAWRSNTRRGSSKNIREHYDLGNEFFALFLDDTMTYSCALFEPPEISLADASRAKIDRLCRKLDLGPDDHLLEIGTGWGALAVHAAATYGCRVTTTTLSPAQATKARQRIAAAGLADRITVLETDYRDLEGRYDKLVSVEMIEAVGHEFFDTFFAKCSALLAPDGLMALQAITIADRFYEQAKRSVDFIQRYIFPGGAIPSVTAMTRSVAAVTDLTPVHLEDISPHYARTLQSWRERFFGRLEEVRALGFSERFIRMWEFYFCYCEGGYRERSIGNVQWILAKPDNRRPPILGSLSG from the coding sequence ATGAGCCTGTCCGATCATCCCAGCCGCCCCCTGCGGTCGCGGCTGGCGAGCCGTGCGAGCGCCCTACGGCGGCCCGTGCTGCGCAAGCTCGAAACCCTGCGCGGCGGCCTCCTCGAGCTGCGCGACGCCTTTGGTCAGCACTCCTTCGGCGAATCCTGCCCGAGCCGCGCCGAGATCCCCCAGGCGCGCCTCGAAGTGCACCACCAGAGCTTCTACTCGAAGGTCGCCTTCGGAGGCACCATCGGCGCCGCCGAGGCCTACATGGACGGCCTGTGGACGGTCGACGACCTCACCGCCCTGGTTCGCCTGCTGGTGCGCAATCGTGACGCCATGGAGCGCCTCGAAGGCGGCTGGGGCCGGCTGATGGCTCCGCTGCACCGCGCCTACCATGCCTGGCGCAGCAACACCCGCCGTGGTAGCTCGAAGAACATCCGGGAGCACTACGACCTCGGCAACGAGTTCTTCGCCCTGTTCCTCGACGACACCATGACCTACTCCTGTGCCCTCTTCGAACCGCCGGAGATCTCCCTCGCCGACGCCTCGCGCGCCAAGATCGACCGCCTGTGCCGCAAGCTCGACCTCGGTCCCGACGATCACCTGCTCGAGATCGGCACCGGTTGGGGAGCCCTCGCCGTTCACGCCGCCGCAACCTACGGCTGCCGGGTCACCACCACCACCCTGTCGCCAGCCCAAGCGACCAAGGCGCGGCAGCGCATCGCCGCCGCCGGCCTGGCGGACCGCATCACCGTCCTCGAGACCGACTATCGCGACCTCGAGGGCCGTTACGACAAGCTGGTGTCGGTCGAGATGATCGAAGCCGTCGGCCACGAGTTCTTCGACACCTTCTTCGCCAAGTGCTCCGCCTTGCTGGCTCCCGATGGTTTGATGGCGCTGCAGGCGATCACCATCGCCGACCGCTTCTACGAGCAGGCGAAGCGCTCCGTGGACTTCATTCAGCGCTATATCTTCCCCGGCGGAGCGATCCCGTCGGTCACCGCCATGACCCGCTCCGTCGCCGCCGTGACGGACCTCACGCCGGTGCACCTCGAAGACATCTCTCCGCACTACGCCCGTACCTTGCAGAGCTGGCGGGAGCGCTTCTTCGGTCGCCTCGAAGAGGTGCGTGCGCTAGGGTTTTCGGAGCGCTTCATCCGCATGTGGGAGTTCTACTTCTGCTACTGCGAGGGCGGCTACCGGGAACGCTCCATCGGCAATGTCCAGTGGATCCTCGCCAAGCCCGACAACCGCCGTCCACCGATCCTCGGGAGCCTTTCCGGATGA
- a CDS encoding DUF1365 domain-containing protein encodes MTASPAPASAIYEGRLAHHRFLPVEHRFDYPLYLLYLDLDELPELFADSWLWSARRPALGWFRRADYLGPTTLDLATAVRQLVDSRRSSASGPVRILTHARTWGHCFNPVSFYYCFDDAAAPTPHHIVAEVNNTPWNQRHAYVLTAAEGNGPAPPTGEVTFELAKEFHVSPFMPMDHTYRWRFASPGQHLAVTMENFDPRGDRIFAARLRLERRELTPATLRRVLWRYPAMTLRIAFWIYWQALRLKRKRVPFHPHPETAEGEP; translated from the coding sequence GTGACGGCTTCCCCGGCGCCTGCCAGTGCCATCTACGAGGGCCGACTGGCACATCACCGGTTCCTTCCCGTCGAGCATCGTTTCGACTACCCCCTCTACCTCCTCTACCTCGATCTCGATGAGCTCCCGGAGCTCTTCGCCGATTCCTGGCTGTGGTCCGCTCGGCGGCCGGCCCTCGGATGGTTTCGCCGCGCCGACTATCTCGGGCCGACGACGTTGGATCTGGCCACGGCAGTACGCCAGTTGGTCGACTCGCGCCGCTCTTCGGCATCCGGGCCGGTGCGCATCCTCACCCATGCTCGCACCTGGGGGCACTGCTTCAATCCGGTGTCCTTCTACTATTGCTTCGACGACGCCGCCGCGCCAACGCCCCACCACATCGTCGCCGAAGTCAACAACACGCCGTGGAATCAGCGCCACGCCTACGTGCTGACCGCTGCCGAGGGGAATGGTCCGGCGCCCCCCACCGGCGAGGTCACCTTCGAGCTCGCCAAAGAGTTCCACGTTTCGCCCTTCATGCCGATGGACCACACCTATCGCTGGCGCTTCGCATCGCCGGGCCAGCACCTGGCGGTCACGATGGAGAACTTCGACCCGCGGGGCGACAGGATCTTCGCCGCCCGCCTCCGCCTCGAGCGTCGCGAGCTCACTCCGGCGACCCTCCGTCGAGTGCTCTGGCGCTATCCCGCGATGACCCTGCGGATCGCTTTCTGGATCTATTGGCAGGCACTGCGACTGAAGCGCAAGCGTGTTCCCTTCCACCCCCATCCGGAAACTGCCGAAGGAGAGCCATGA
- a CDS encoding FAD-dependent oxidoreductase — translation MRVAIVGGGISGLMAAHLLTRRCDVRVYEAAAPGGHSETVDVEEGDRRIPVDLGFIVYNEQNYPLFTRLLRELDVATEGSEMSLSVQSPHLDLEWNGSTVRQAFGQLRNLWRPSHYGMLLDILRFHRRAPRLLAESGGESLGETMAREGFAAPFLERYLYPMTAAVWSTPPGEMASFPTGTLLRFLDNHGMLQVEGRPPWRTITGGSRQYVAALLAGLEGRVLRDTPVESVRRFADRVEVRAAGRETEAFDQVVLALHSDQALILLADPSEQEREILKALRYRSNDVVFHTDRNLLPQRRRLWASWNVRVPEDLSSGVRVTYWMNRLQNIVSPKDYCVTLNQRDAIDPSTILEQRDYSHPQFDRAALAAQRRWDEISGHHRTHYCGAYWGYGFHEDGVRSAVRVARRLGVEW, via the coding sequence GTGAGAGTCGCCATCGTCGGTGGCGGCATCTCGGGACTGATGGCCGCTCACCTGCTCACCCGGCGTTGCGACGTGCGGGTCTACGAGGCGGCCGCGCCGGGCGGCCACAGCGAGACCGTCGACGTCGAGGAGGGCGATCGGCGTATCCCGGTGGATCTCGGCTTCATCGTCTACAACGAACAGAACTACCCGCTCTTCACCCGCCTGCTGCGCGAGCTGGACGTCGCCACCGAAGGCAGCGAGATGAGCCTCAGCGTGCAGTCACCGCACCTCGATCTGGAATGGAACGGATCGACCGTCCGCCAGGCCTTCGGCCAGCTTCGCAACCTCTGGCGCCCGTCCCACTACGGCATGCTCCTCGACATCCTGCGCTTTCACCGCCGAGCCCCGCGGTTGCTCGCCGAAAGTGGCGGCGAGAGCCTTGGCGAGACGATGGCCCGAGAGGGCTTCGCGGCTCCCTTCCTGGAGCGCTACCTCTATCCCATGACCGCCGCCGTCTGGTCAACGCCACCGGGCGAGATGGCCTCCTTCCCCACCGGCACCTTGCTGCGCTTCCTCGACAACCACGGCATGCTGCAGGTCGAAGGCCGACCGCCCTGGCGCACCATCACGGGCGGCTCCCGCCAGTATGTCGCCGCCCTCCTCGCCGGTCTCGAAGGCCGAGTGCTGCGCGACACGCCGGTCGAGTCCGTACGGCGCTTCGCCGATCGCGTCGAGGTGCGCGCCGCCGGCCGTGAAACGGAAGCCTTCGACCAGGTGGTGCTGGCCCTGCACAGCGACCAAGCCCTCATCCTTTTGGCCGATCCCAGCGAACAGGAAAGAGAGATCCTGAAAGCGCTGCGCTATCGTTCCAACGACGTCGTCTTTCACACCGACCGAAATCTCCTACCGCAGCGCAGGCGGCTCTGGGCGAGCTGGAACGTGCGGGTGCCCGAGGATCTCTCGAGCGGTGTGCGGGTGACCTACTGGATGAATCGACTACAGAACATCGTCAGCCCGAAGGACTACTGCGTCACCCTCAACCAACGGGACGCCATCGACCCGAGCACGATCCTCGAGCAGCGCGATTATTCCCACCCGCAATTCGATCGCGCCGCCCTGGCGGCCCAGCGACGATGGGACGAGATCAGCGGTCACCATCGAACTCATTACTGCGGCGCCTACTGGGGCTACGGCTTTCACGAGGACGGCGTGCGCAGTGCCGTACGCGTCGCTCGCCGGCTGGGAGTCGAGTGGTGA
- a CDS encoding DUF1295 domain-containing protein: MSPLGSAALVLVVSLVALWLLSLRLRNVAIIDLFWGFGFVLCAWVYHSHHPVLDLRQGCQLALVTLWGLRLSLYLTWRNHGKGEDRRYAAMRQAVGPSFQYRSLITVFGLQGGLILLISAPLLLVQTANPSAWAWSDTLAIVAWLIGFFFEAVGDWQLARFKADPANRGRVLDRGVWALTRHPNYFGDAMIWCGLFLFAIALPGGWRTVFAPVVMTFFLLRVSGVALLEKDIAERRPEYRAYIESTSAFIPWFPRRRDSRQT; encoded by the coding sequence GTGAGCCCCTTGGGCAGCGCTGCCCTGGTCTTGGTGGTTTCGCTGGTCGCCCTCTGGCTCCTCAGCCTGCGGCTGCGCAACGTCGCCATTATCGATCTCTTCTGGGGCTTCGGCTTTGTCCTCTGCGCCTGGGTTTACCACTCCCACCACCCGGTTCTCGACCTGCGTCAGGGATGCCAGCTGGCGCTGGTCACGCTCTGGGGCCTCCGCCTCAGCCTCTATTTGACCTGGAGAAACCACGGCAAGGGAGAGGATCGCCGCTATGCGGCGATGCGCCAGGCCGTCGGACCGAGCTTCCAGTACCGCAGTCTGATCACCGTCTTCGGATTGCAAGGCGGACTGATCCTGCTGATCTCGGCGCCCCTTCTGCTGGTGCAGACGGCCAATCCTTCCGCCTGGGCCTGGAGCGACACCTTGGCCATCGTCGCCTGGCTCATCGGCTTCTTCTTCGAGGCCGTCGGCGATTGGCAGCTGGCTCGCTTCAAGGCCGATCCGGCCAACCGTGGACGGGTCCTCGACCGCGGCGTCTGGGCCCTCACCCGCCACCCCAACTATTTCGGCGATGCCATGATCTGGTGCGGTCTCTTCCTCTTCGCCATCGCGTTGCCCGGCGGCTGGCGGACGGTGTTCGCGCCCGTCGTCATGACCTTCTTCCTGTTACGCGTCTCGGGCGTCGCTTTGCTCGAGAAGGACATCGCCGAACGCCGCCCCGAGTACCGCGCCTACATCGAGTCCACCAGCGCTTTCATTCCCTGGTTCCCGCGCCGCCGAGATTCCCGCCAGACGTGA